CTCATTCGTTTTGTCGGTGTTTTCCCTGACGGTTGCGATTGTACCCGGATGACCAAACTTCTCCAATCCCTGCTGCTGCTGTTGGCCAGCGGCACGGACAAGGACAGACTGCGCCAAATCCAGTTCCTCAAGGAGGAGAACCGCATCCTCCGCGACCGGCTCCCCAAGCGGATCCAGGTCACTCCAACCGAGCGCCAGCGCCTGCTCAAGTTCGGCAAGCCCCTCGGCTCCGCCATCCGCCACCTCATCACCATCGTCTCCCCTCGGACCTTCCTGCGCTGGCTCCACGGTGAAACCAGACCCAAGGAAGCCGCGAGCAAGCGCGGGAGGAAACGCACGCCGGAGGAGGTCCGCGAACTCGTGTTGCGGTTGGCCCGCGAAAATGACTGGGGTTACACGCGCATCCTCGGGGAGTTGAAAAAGCTGGGGATCAAGAAGATCAGCCGGGCCACCGTGGTCAACATCCTGAAGGAGAACGGCCTCGACCCCGGGCCCAAGCGCGGGGAGGGCACCTGGTTTGACTTCATCAAGCGGCACAAGGAAAGCCTCATCGCCTGCGATTTCTTCTCGACGAAGGTGTGGACGATGTCGGGCGTGGTGGAGTACTTCGTCCTCTTCTTCATCCACGTCGGGACTCGAAAGGTCTACGTGGCCGGGATGACGCCCAACCCCAACGCCCCTTGGGTGATCCAGCAAGCGCGGAATGCGGCGATGCACTTTGGGGAAGAGCCCGCCAAGCCCCGGTATCTGCTGCGGGACCACGACAGCAAGTTCGTCCCGGAGTTCGATGCGGTCTTGGAGGCGGAGGGAATGGAAGTGGTGCCGACAAGCGTGCAGGCGCCGAACATGAACGCGGTGGCGGAGAGGTTCGTGCAGACGGTGAAGGGAGAGTGCCTCGACCACTTCATCGTCTTCGGAGAAGCCCATCTGCGCTATCTCTTAAAGCAGTTCCTGATCCATTATCACGAATGCCGGCCACATCAGGGCCTGGGGAACATGCCCCTGGGTGGGCTTCCCGCAGTCCCGGAGGACAAGCCGTTGATCCTGAGCGAGGTGCGTTGCGAAGAGAGGCTGGGCGGCTTGCTCAAGCATTATTCCCGCGCGGCTTGATTCTGTCGGCGGTTCCCCTTCCACCGATTCCCCACGGGTAGCTCCCGGTCCGGGTTCGAGGCTGCGACTGCCTCGGGGCGCTTGACCTGGAACGACCTCCCCCTGTCGTTCCCCGCGGGTTCTCGTTGCCTGCTCCGCCGCGCTGCCGGCTCTGCTCTCTCCTTGCTCGCGACAACCAACCTTCAACTCGGCCGCCGCTGTCCCTTTCAGCGCCGCCACTTGCGTGCGCCATCGTTTTTGTACAGGACGGTCGTAGACGTAACGCTCGACGACATTGCCCGCGTTGTCAAAGAGCGCGGTGACATTATAGTTGGCATCCTGCACAACGTACAAGCGCTCGTCCAGCTGCACGGTCTAGCCGTCGCTACTGCAGAGCTTGTCGCCAGCGTGCAGGTTGGCGGCGGCAGTCCAGCCCTGGCCGTGAACGTAGAAGTGATGATATTCCGTGGTGCGGCTGCCGTTGCCGCTCAGGTACAGCAACACGACGCAATTGCGGGTCGGGAACATGGTCATTCTTTTGGAGTGGATGAGGCTAGGGAAAATGCTTTCTCAAACTCACCTTTACCAATGAGGTCGCCAACGACTTTTGCGATGTTCTCCCGGCTTAATCTGCGGACTAAGATCATGTCAGTCGCCCAGAAATAGGATCCTTTCATGCACTCCCCGGATTGCTGGTAATTTTCCATGATTTTCTGGATGTTCTCCAATGTGAAAAAGGTCGCCATGTAGTGTGAGCCATCATCGAAGACAACTTCAACATCCACGTTGTCCGTGATTGGGTCTAGCCCTTCTAACCCGGCATGTACCGTAATCTTGTAGTGCTGGCCCTTTACCATTTTATCCTCCATACAACCGCTGCAGGATTTTGATTACGGCCTCTTGGTTTGCCTTCGATGATTTCGCAAGAATCTCAGCATCCCCGTTCGCCAAGATTCGGAAATACACCCTGGCGCCGTCCCTTGCTCGTGCTTCGAGGACGTTGCCAAACACCCCTCTTGTTCCGATACCAGGATTGAAGTTGCCTCTCCCCAATTGTGCTGTCAATCTGTCGATAGAGGCTTGGT
This Thermogemmata fonticola DNA region includes the following protein-coding sequences:
- a CDS encoding integrase core domain-containing protein codes for the protein MTKLLQSLLLLLASGTDKDRLRQIQFLKEENRILRDRLPKRIQVTPTERQRLLKFGKPLGSAIRHLITIVSPRTFLRWLHGETRPKEAASKRGRKRTPEEVRELVLRLARENDWGYTRILGELKKLGIKKISRATVVNILKENGLDPGPKRGEGTWFDFIKRHKESLIACDFFSTKVWTMSGVVEYFVLFFIHVGTRKVYVAGMTPNPNAPWVIQQARNAAMHFGEEPAKPRYLLRDHDSKFVPEFDAVLEAEGMEVVPTSVQAPNMNAVAERFVQTVKGECLDHFIVFGEAHLRYLLKQFLIHYHECRPHQGLGNMPLGGLPAVPEDKPLILSEVRCEERLGGLLKHYSRAA